The following proteins are co-located in the Castanea sativa cultivar Marrone di Chiusa Pesio chromosome 8, ASM4071231v1 genome:
- the LOC142607939 gene encoding GDSL esterase/lipase At5g22810, whose amino-acid sequence MGYLSSFLASFLFLVLLLFVANGQPLVPALIIFGDSVVDVGNNNDLETIIKSNFLPYGRDFVKHKPTGRFCNGKLASDFTAENLGFTSYPPAYLSKKAKGKNLLGGANFASAASGYFDATAKLYNAIPLKQQLEYYKEYKNKLVEIAGKSNASSIISGAIHLISAGSSDFVQNYYIDPFLYEAYTPDQFSDILIQSYTDFIQNLYDLGARKIGVTTLPPIGCLPAAITIFGSDSNECVARLNHDAVSFNTKLNATSLRLQKKLSGLNLVVFDIYQTLFDLVTKPTDNGFFEARRGCCGTGLLETSILCNPKSVGTCANASEYVFWDSFHPSEAANKILADNLLINGISLIG is encoded by the exons ATGGGCTACTTAAGTTCTTTCTTggcttcctttctttttctggtTCTATTGCTCTTTGTGGCAAATGGGCAGCCTCTGGTTCCGGCATTGATCATATTTGGGGACTCTGTTGTTGATGTGGGTAACAACAACGACCTCGAGACcattataaaatcaaattttcttccTTATGGAAGAGACTTTGTGAAACACAAACCAACCGGAAGGTTCTGCAATGGAAAGCTTGCCTCGGACTTCACTG CTGAAAATTTAGGCTTCACTTCATATCCACCAGCCTATCTTAGCAAAAAAGCCAAAGGAAAGAACCTCTTGGGTGGTGCCAACTTTGCCTCAGCTGCTTCTGGTTACTTTGATGCTACAGCCAAACTATAT AATGCGATCCCATTAAAGCAGCAGCTGGAGTACTACAAGGAGTACAAGAATAAGTTGGTGGAAATTGCTGGGAAATCAAATGCGTCATCAATAATATCTGGTGCAATCCACCTCATTAGTGCTGGGAGCAGTGACTTTGTTCAGAACTATTACATTGATCCTTTTCTTTACGAGGCCTATACTCCTGATCAGTTCTCAGACATTCTCATTCAATCCTATACAGATTTCATTCAG AACCTGTATGATTTGGGAGCTAGGAAAATTGGAGTGACAACTCTGCCCCCAATTGGATGCCTGCCAGCAGCCATCACAATATTTGGGTCGGATAGCAACGAGTGTGTGGCTAGGTTAAACCATGATGCAGTTTCCTTCAATACAAAGCTCAATGCCACATCTCTGAGGTTGCAAAAAAAGCTTTCTGGCCTCAATTTGGTTGTCTTTGACATCTACCAAACTCTCTTCGATCTTGTCACTAAACCTACAGATAATG GGTTTTTTGAGGCAAGAAGGGGCTGCTGTGGAACGGGGTTGCTAGAAACATCAATACTATGCAATCCAAAATCAGTTGGCACATGTGCCAATGCATCGGAGTATGTATTCTGGGACAGTTTCCATCCATCAGAGGCTGCAAACAAAATTTTAGCCGATAATTTGCTCATAAATGGCATCTCCCTCATCGGCTAG
- the LOC142606928 gene encoding threonine dehydratase 1 biosynthetic, chloroplastic-like, translating into MEALCFEYSPTPLFGTTPCHSMFQKTKTLTINKAAKSHKNQLSNITATLTNQKVEIFHRASHLNSHKKTKLPKPSHIPQLMRVPAESLVYESGFLGVVPKKLAGESHNHNHNYKDINYLNEILLSKVYDVAVETPLEYASKLSEKLDVHIWLKREDLQPGVFSFKLRRAYNMMAKLSREQLRKGVICCSAGNHAQGVALSAQKLGVDAVVAMPTTTPEIKLKTVERLGATVVLVGESYAEAQEYAKHRAKEEGRTFVPGFDHPDIIAGQGTVGMEIVRQLHAPLHAIFVPVGGGGLIAGIAAYVKSVCPEVKIIGVEPYDANSMALSLYHGQRIVLDKMGNFAEGVAIEEVGEETFRLCRELIDGVILVSHDAICASIKDMFDEKRSILEPAGALAIAGAKAYCKYHGLQGENVVAVTSGANMNFNKLRLVSQLADVGRQHEPEAVFSTIVPQKREKLEQFSGLVCDQLSIENEILCRFVIPDRPGVLMKLLNAFNGRWTMNLFHYQGQGESGGNVLMGLQVVSSEMDEFKALADTLGCDYAFETSNKALQLLLH; encoded by the exons aTGGAGGCTCTCTGTTTCGAATATTCACCCACTCCTCTATTTGGCACCACACCGTGCCACTCAATGttccaaaaaaccaaaaccttAACCATAAACAAAGCCGCCAAGTCTCACAAAAACCAACTGTCCAATATTACTGCAACGTTGACAAACCAAAAGGTTGAGATATTCCACAGGGCCTCACATCTGAATTCTCATAAAAAGACGAAGCTGCCTAAGCCCTCACATATCCCCCAGTTGATGAGAGTTCCTGCTGAGTCGTTAGTTTATGAGAGTGGCTTTCTAGGAGTCGTGCCAAAAAAGTTGGCGGGAGAGAGtcacaatcacaaccacaactACAAGGACATCAATTACTTGAATGAGATATTGTTATCTAAGGTTTATGATGTTGCGGTAGAGACGCCATTGGAATATGCTTCAAAGCTCTCTGAGAAGCTTGATGTTCATATTTGGCTCAAGAGAGAAGACCTTCAACCCGGA GTGTTCTCCTTTAAGCTACGGAGAGCTTATAATATGATGGCCAAGCTTTCAAGGGAACAGTTGCGTAAGGGAGTTATTTGCTGTTCAGCAGGGAACCATGCCCAAGGAGTTGCATTATCTGCACAAAAACTAGGTGTTGATGCAGTGGTCGCCATGCCTACCACAACTCCTGAAATCAAA CTGAAGACAGTAGAGAGGTTAGGTGCTACAGTTGTACTTGTTGGTGAGAGCTATGCTGAAGCACAAGAATATGCAAAACATCGGGCCAAAGAAGAAGGTCGAACGTTTGTACCTGGTTTTGATCATCCAGATATCATAGCAGGGCAAGGGACTGTAGGAATGGAGATTGTTCGTCAATTACATGCTCCATTGCATGCCATCTTTGTGcctgttggtggtggtggcctAATAGCTGGAATTGCTGCCTATGTGAAGTCAGTTTGTCCTGAG GTCAAAATCATCGGAGTGGAGCCATATGATGCAAATTCAATGGCACTATCACTCTATCATGGGCAGAGAATTGTGCTAGATAAAATGGGAAATTTTGCAGAAGGGGTAGCCATTGAAGAGGTTGGGGAAGAAACATTTCGGTTGTGCAGAGAACTGATTGATGGGGTAATTCTTGTTAGCCATGATGCTATCTGTGCATCAATAAAG GACATGTTTGATGAAAAAAGAAGCATACTTGAACCAGCGGGGGCCCTTGCCATTGCTGGAGCAAAAGCATATTGCAAATATCATGGACTGCAGGGTGAAAATGTTGTAGCAGTAACCAGTGGAGCAAATATGAACTTCAATAAACTTAGGTTGGTATCTCAACTTGCTGATGTTGGTAGGCAGCATGAGCCTGAGGCTGTCTTCTCGACAATTGTTCCACAGAAGAGGGAAAAATTGGAACAGTTTTCCGGACTG GTGTGTGATCAATTAAGTATTGAAAATGAGATTCTCTGTCGATTTGTAATCCCAGACAGGCCAGGTGTTCTGATGAAATTACTGAATGCCTTCAATGGCCGTTGGACTATGAACTTGTTTCACTACCAAGGACAG GGTGAAAGTGGCGGAAATGTATTGATGGGTCTGCAAGTTGTAAGCTCAGAGATGGATGAATTCAAGGCTTTGGCCGACACTCTAGGATGTGATTATGCATTTGAAACTAGCAATAAAGCTCTGCAACTTTTGTTGCATTAA
- the LOC142606379 gene encoding uncharacterized protein LOC142606379, with protein MSSPEAAGRMVLWVIEISEFDIHYQSWTVVKGQILVDFFAEFTTAKEQGAKETPIWRVHTDGSSNKQVGGVGVVLHTPKGDKIECMIRLGFTTTNNEAEYEALVAGLDLAIAAGAKSVVVYSDSQIVASQINGSYDCKSERMKMYLEEVKGRTNDLQFKII; from the coding sequence ATGAGCAGTCCCGAAGCTGCTGGAAGAATGGTGCTATGGGTAATCGAGATCAGTGAGTTCGATATCCATTATCAGTCGTGGACGGTagtgaaaggacagatattggTAGACTTCTTTGCTGAATTCACTACCGCAAAGGAGCAGGGGGCAAAAGAGACGCCCATATGGAGAGTTCATACAGACGGATCTTCTAATAAGCAAGTTGGGGGTGttggagttgtactccacaccccgaaAGGAGACAAGATCGAATGTATGATCCGTCTGGGCTTCACCACTACTAACAACGAAGCGGAATATGAGGCTTTGGTAGCGGGACTGGACCTTGCGATAGCGGCAGGAGCTAAGAGTGTGGtcgtctactccgattctcaaatcgtggCCAGTCAaattaatgggagctatgattgcaagAGCGAAAGGATGAAAATGTATcttgaggaagtgaagggtcgaacaaATGACCTCCAATTCAAGATAATttaa
- the LOC142607311 gene encoding UDP-D-apiose/UDP-D-xylose synthase 2: MAARVDLDGKPIKPLTICMIGAGGFIGSHLCEKLMAETPHKVLALDVYGDKIKHLLEPAGAHPWSDRIQFHRLNIKNDSRLEGLIKMSDLTINLAAICTPADYNTRPLDTIYSNFIDALPVVKYCSENNKRLIHFSTCEVYGKTIGSFLPKDSPLRKEPEYFVLKEDESPCIFGPIEKQRWSYACAKQLIERLIYAEGAENGLEFTIVRPFNWIGPRMDFIPGIDGPSEGVPRVLACFSNNLLRHEPLKLVDGGVSQRTFVYIKDAIEAVMLMIENPARANGHIFNVGNPNNEVTVRQLAEMMTDVYSKVSGEPSLEEPTVDVSSQEFYGAGYDDSDKRIPDMAIINKQLGWDPKTSLWDLLESTLTYQHRTYAEAMKQAIAKPAVN; the protein is encoded by the exons atggCGGCGAGGGTAGATCTAGATGGGAAACCAATCAAGCCTCTGACAATATGCATGATCGGAGCTGGTGGTTTCATTGGCTCTCACCTCTGCGAAAAGCTCATGGCGGAGACGCCGCACAAGGTGTTGGCTCTCGATGTCTACGGCGACAAGATCAAGCACCTTCTCGAGCCCGCTGGGGCTCACCCTTGGTCCGATCGCATCCAGTTCCACCGCCTCAACATCAAGAACGACTCTCGCCTCGAAGGCCTCATCAAGATGTCAGATCTG ACGATAAATCTGGCGGCGATTTGTACTCCGGCGGACTACAACACGCGACCTCTCGACACGATTTACAGCAATTTCATCGATGCGCTCCCAGTG GTTAAGTACTGCTCAGAGAACAATAAGCGTCTCATTCACTTCTCTACTTGTGAGGTGTATGGGAAAACGATTGGGAGCTTTCTTCCTAAAGACAGTCCTCTCCGTAAG GAGCCTGAATATTTCGTTCTTAAAGAAGATGAATCCCCATGCATTTTTGGCCCTATTGAGAAGCAGCGATGGTCCTATGCATGTGCGAAGCAGTTGATTGAGAGGCTGATTTATG CTGAAGGTGCAGAGAATGGTCTGGAGTTCACAATTGTGAGACCTTTTAACTGGATTGGACCCAGAATGGATTTCATTCCTGGCATTGACGGTCCAAGTGAGGGTGTTCCCAGGGTTCTGGCATGCTTTAGCAAT AATCTACTGCGTCATGAGCCACTCAAGCTTGTGGATGGTGGTGTTTCCCAGAGAACATTCGTTTATATAAAGGATGCAATTGAAGCTGTTATGTTGATGATT gaaaaTCCCGCTAGAGCCAATGGCCATATTTTTAACGTGGGCAATCCTAACAATGAAGTTACAGTTCGGCAGCTTGCAGAAATGATGACTGAT GTTTATTCAAAAGTAAGTGGTGAACCTTCTCTGGAAGAACCTACAGTTGATGTGAGCTCCCAAGAATTTTATGGTGCGGGATATGACGATAGTGATAAGAGAATTCCTGACATGGCCATAATCAATAAACAACttg GTTGGGACCCCAAGACATCGCTCTGGGATTTGCTTGAATCAACCCTCACCTATCAACACAGGACATATGCTGAGGCTATGAAGCAGGCCATTGCAAAACCAGCTGTCAACTAA